A window of Zingiber officinale cultivar Zhangliang chromosome 5A, Zo_v1.1, whole genome shotgun sequence contains these coding sequences:
- the LOC121982792 gene encoding homeobox-leucine zipper protein HOX16-like: protein MHSSPHLIFDSSLSSTCARLLVLGDGNSIFRGLRSAEEHGATKRLFFTSPDEIYEEEYYEEQLPEKKRRLTPDQVNLLERSFEEENKLEPERKRELAQKLGMQPRQVAVWFQNQRARWKNKQLEQDFDRLKSSYESLLADHAALFKDNEGLRLEVIPLFLLRSIESLPILQVGL, encoded by the exons ATGCATTCTAGTCCCCATCTGATATTTGATTCCTCTTTGTCGTCCACTTGCGCACGACTACTAGTGTTGGGCGATGGGAACTCCATCTTCCGAG GGTTGAGGTCGGCGGAGGAGCATGGCGCCACCAAGAGGCTGTTCTTCACATCACCGGATGAGATTTACGAGGAGGAATACTACGAGGAGCAGCTGCCGGAGAAGAAGCGCCGCCTAACGCCAGATCAG GTAAATTTATTGGAACGTAGCTTTGAGGAGGAGAACAAgttggagccggagcgaaagagaGAACTGGCTCAAAAGCTAGGCATGCAACCGAGGCAAGTTGCAGTGTGGTTCCAGAACCAGCGTGCAAGGTGGAAGAACAAGCAACTTGAGCAGGATTTTGATCGGCTCAAGTCCTCATATGAGTCACTCCTTGCTGATCATGCTGCCCTCTTCAAGGACAACGAGGGATTGCGATTGGAGGTAATTCCCCTCTTTCTCCTCAGATCCATAGAGTCTCTCCCAATTTTGCAAGTTGGACTATGA